A genomic segment from Candidatus Brocadia sinica JPN1 encodes:
- a CDS encoding ABC transporter ATP-binding protein, whose protein sequence is MSNTDNIAVLCRGVTKTYGSGGTRVRALSGVDLEVRTGELLMLVGPSGSGKTTLISVIAGVLDRDGGECLVFGHDFQRMTHYEKTQYRGRNIGFVFQMFNLIPTLTAAENVAVPLIINGTRRREAIGRARDILCRVGLSDRTNSLPSELSGGQQQRVAIARAMLHNPKLIVCDEPTSALDHETGHRVMELLREVAVGIDRAFVVVTHDARIFEFADRIAKMDDGQIISVTNSQRNSSDQKKESGEAHY, encoded by the coding sequence ATGTCAAATACGGATAACATTGCGGTGCTTTGCCGGGGTGTAACCAAAACGTATGGGAGCGGGGGTACCCGGGTCCGAGCCTTGAGTGGCGTAGATCTGGAGGTGCGTACGGGAGAACTGCTGATGCTCGTTGGCCCGTCCGGCAGCGGTAAGACAACACTGATTTCTGTCATCGCCGGCGTCCTGGACCGGGATGGCGGAGAATGTCTGGTATTTGGCCATGATTTCCAGCGTATGACCCATTATGAAAAGACGCAATATCGCGGACGAAACATTGGATTCGTTTTCCAGATGTTCAATTTGATTCCTACCCTGACGGCGGCTGAAAACGTAGCGGTTCCTCTGATCATCAATGGCACCAGACGGCGAGAGGCAATAGGCAGGGCGCGTGATATCCTCTGCCGTGTGGGTCTCAGCGATCGTACAAACTCACTCCCCTCGGAACTTTCAGGCGGACAGCAGCAGCGAGTCGCCATTGCACGGGCAATGTTACACAACCCGAAGCTCATTGTATGCGACGAACCCACCAGTGCGCTTGACCATGAGACTGGCCACAGGGTCATGGAACTGTTGCGCGAGGTGGCGGTTGGTATTGACCGTGCATTTGTTGTCGTTACCCACGATGCCCGTATTTTTGAATTCGCTGACCGCATAGCCAAAATGGATGACGGTCAGATCATTAGCGTGACAAATTCTCAGCGTAATTCGTCAGATCAAAAAAAGGAATCAGGAGAAGCCCATTATTAG
- the rodA gene encoding rod shape-determining protein RodA — protein MIRSISPKNFDWFMFPIICLILTVGIFFIWSASSEKFVFKQLVWVLMGFTIFFTLLYFDYLSFAHYAYIIYACVLFLLLLLLVLGGSVKGSQRWFSIGSFSIQPSEFMKITLVLTLARFLRYKKYGLGLFDIGISLLLTFIPMAFIIKQPDLGTALVMVPILLSILYTAGIRLSHLLMFICTGLAVSPLLWMFLLKPYQKMRIIGFLWPEKTNDWGAGYHRLQSLIAIGSGGFFGAGWGNGTQNQMKFLPERHTDFIFAVIAEEWGFLRTCFVLFLYIVFITCGIGIARSTREPCGRLIVVGLVTMFATQIVVNICMTLGIAPIVGITLPFISYGGSSMLTSFIALSIIFNIKMRSKIDLASQYLHEIR, from the coding sequence ATGATACGCAGTATAAGTCCCAAAAATTTTGATTGGTTCATGTTCCCCATAATATGTCTCATTTTGACCGTGGGGATATTTTTTATCTGGAGTGCATCATCCGAGAAGTTCGTATTCAAACAGCTCGTTTGGGTACTGATGGGATTTACCATTTTCTTTACCCTCCTTTATTTTGACTATCTCTCATTCGCCCACTACGCTTATATTATCTACGCCTGTGTCCTTTTCCTCTTATTACTCTTGCTAGTCCTTGGAGGTTCCGTGAAAGGCTCACAGAGGTGGTTTTCCATCGGTTCCTTTTCAATTCAGCCTTCGGAGTTCATGAAAATCACCCTGGTTCTCACCCTCGCAAGATTTCTCAGGTACAAGAAATACGGTCTCGGACTATTTGATATCGGAATTTCCCTCCTTTTAACCTTCATACCCATGGCGTTTATTATAAAGCAGCCGGATTTGGGCACAGCGCTGGTCATGGTTCCTATTTTACTTTCTATTCTCTATACTGCAGGTATCCGGCTCTCTCACCTCCTGATGTTCATCTGCACCGGGCTAGCCGTCTCACCTTTACTCTGGATGTTTCTGTTAAAGCCGTATCAGAAAATGAGGATCATAGGATTTCTCTGGCCTGAGAAAACCAATGATTGGGGCGCAGGCTATCACAGGCTCCAGTCCCTTATTGCCATCGGTTCCGGTGGTTTTTTTGGAGCCGGATGGGGAAATGGCACACAGAACCAAATGAAATTCCTGCCGGAACGGCATACAGATTTTATCTTTGCCGTTATTGCCGAAGAGTGGGGGTTTTTACGGACGTGTTTTGTCCTGTTTCTTTATATTGTTTTCATTACCTGCGGCATTGGTATTGCCAGGAGCACACGCGAGCCCTGCGGTCGACTTATTGTCGTAGGACTGGTTACCATGTTTGCGACTCAAATCGTAGTCAATATCTGCATGACTTTGGGAATAGCCCCCATTGTAGGAATCACGCTTCCCTTTATCAGTTACGGAGGTTCTTCCATGCTCACTTCATTTATCGCCCTTTCTATTATCTTTAATATTAAAATGCGTTCGAAGATAGACCTTGCTTCTCAGTATCTCCACGAAATACGGTAA
- a CDS encoding DUF721 domain-containing protein, giving the protein MAEELPERYFYNRNKIVRIGQILKDVFPKRSITDRTYNQVREAWRRIAGDDVCKYSDVTGLKNRVLYVNVESAALIHHLTNFEKHAIIARINEIVGTKCVEDIRFKAGMIDEGRR; this is encoded by the coding sequence ATGGCGGAGGAACTACCAGAAAGATATTTTTACAACAGAAACAAGATTGTAAGAATCGGTCAGATACTGAAAGACGTGTTCCCAAAGAGGAGTATTACCGACAGAACTTATAATCAGGTTAGGGAAGCATGGCGACGTATTGCGGGTGACGATGTTTGTAAGTATTCTGATGTCACTGGCTTAAAAAATAGGGTGTTGTATGTGAATGTAGAATCCGCTGCGCTTATTCACCATTTGACTAATTTTGAAAAGCATGCTATAATTGCCCGAATTAATGAGATTGTTGGCACAAAATGTGTGGAGGATATTCGCTTTAAAGCAGGGATGATAGATGAAGGAAGAAGATAA
- the dnaN gene encoding DNA polymerase III subunit beta yields the protein MNLIFSGNDLYNNFNLVTGIVPSSTIKNILKGVKVEVKDNRVKLTATDLEVLVKCLAPVKECAGDGSIVLPALRVNNILREWAGHDEVIMSIEGNGCVLRSKGGHFKIAGEDSGQFPDVTVTEIRDFVEADGAVIGDMVGKVVHSVSTVKARSVLSGVFVRISGDDIIMVAADGNRMSCVKRKVDNPGGVSMDGVIAVKCLMFLQRFVSECKGPLRVGIGESRICFVGETGEVISQIIEGQYPRYEDIIPKKDGRVVEVNRDELLSGVRMASFMTSEGYRIVKFAITGGKLMLTSRAADVGEAELEIVASYEGPDFEISFNPDYVMDALKVSDGDTIVMKFSDGEGAAVFKTGYEQMDVIMPIEPK from the coding sequence ATGAATTTAATTTTTTCTGGAAATGATTTATACAATAATTTTAATTTAGTAACTGGTATAGTGCCATCTTCAACAATAAAAAATATACTGAAGGGAGTGAAAGTCGAAGTTAAGGATAACCGTGTAAAACTAACTGCAACTGATTTGGAGGTTTTGGTTAAGTGTTTGGCGCCAGTGAAGGAATGTGCCGGGGACGGTAGTATTGTTTTACCGGCGCTTCGCGTTAATAACATTCTGAGGGAATGGGCAGGTCATGATGAAGTAATAATGTCCATAGAGGGTAACGGTTGTGTGTTAAGGTCAAAAGGTGGACATTTTAAGATAGCTGGAGAAGATTCTGGGCAGTTTCCGGATGTCACCGTGACAGAGATAAGGGATTTTGTTGAGGCAGATGGTGCAGTTATTGGCGATATGGTGGGAAAAGTGGTTCATTCGGTGTCTACGGTAAAGGCAAGAAGTGTATTAAGTGGTGTTTTTGTAAGGATTTCCGGGGATGATATTATTATGGTGGCGGCGGATGGAAATAGAATGTCTTGTGTAAAACGTAAGGTGGATAATCCGGGTGGGGTCTCGATGGATGGTGTGATTGCGGTAAAGTGTTTGATGTTTCTGCAACGATTTGTGTCTGAATGTAAGGGTCCTTTAAGGGTGGGAATAGGGGAATCACGAATCTGTTTTGTTGGTGAAACGGGTGAGGTTATATCACAGATCATAGAAGGTCAGTATCCAAGATATGAGGATATTATACCAAAAAAGGATGGGAGGGTAGTGGAGGTAAATAGAGATGAGTTATTATCAGGGGTGAGGATGGCTTCGTTTATGACGAGTGAGGGATACCGGATTGTGAAGTTTGCCATTACCGGTGGAAAGCTGATGCTTACATCGAGGGCTGCGGATGTTGGGGAGGCCGAATTGGAGATTGTTGCCAGTTATGAAGGGCCTGATTTTGAGATAAGTTTTAATCCGGATTACGTCATGGATGCACTGAAGGTTTCTGATGGTGATACGATTGTTATGAAGTTCAGCGACGGTGAAGGGGCCGCTGTGTTCAAAACAGGCTATGAACAGATGGATGTTATTATGCCTATTGAGCCGAAATGA
- the dnaA gene encoding chromosomal replication initiator protein DnaA: MLDASAQKVTISEVEKNFILKGILSVIKKVVTAQQFDIWFSCLSVFSLTNNSITFVAPNNFIRDWLNSNYSDLFSSAVYKVLNSSREVIISTEDEVFEQPPVLSFFSNGSVHDAMGISDEHYSIPLNKYYSFENFVVGPCNRLAHAAAVAVSESPGHAYNPLFIHGASGLGKTHLLHAINNVLASKYTMKTLFLSCERFVNHYISTIRSNSWDSFRELYRNADALLIDDIQLFENSQGSREEFFHTFNTLYNAKKQIVITSDCLPESIASLEDRLVSRFKWGLLCGIDSATIETRIAIVEKKASLWGINLSHEVASYLAENLSGNIRELEGAIARLNKEEKVTKNSITLDLAKKVIQGLSGNKKAVSIEAVIEAVSRRFHVTVSQLQSKRRTRSLALPRQIVMYLSRKLTNMSLVEIGGYIGGRDHSTVIHADEKITQMLKKDKNLLFILQKLENELQK, encoded by the coding sequence ATGTTAGACGCATCAGCACAAAAAGTAACCATCTCTGAAGTTGAGAAGAATTTCATACTTAAGGGAATATTGTCGGTAATAAAAAAGGTTGTCACTGCGCAGCAGTTTGATATATGGTTTTCCTGCCTCAGTGTATTTTCTCTTACAAACAATAGTATTACGTTTGTTGCGCCAAACAATTTTATCAGGGATTGGCTTAACAGTAATTACAGCGACCTTTTTTCCAGCGCCGTTTATAAGGTATTAAACTCTTCCCGGGAAGTAATTATTTCCACCGAAGACGAGGTCTTTGAACAACCGCCAGTACTTTCGTTTTTTTCAAATGGTTCTGTTCATGATGCTATGGGTATTTCTGATGAGCATTACTCGATACCACTAAACAAATACTATAGCTTTGAGAACTTTGTTGTGGGACCATGTAACAGGCTCGCACACGCTGCAGCAGTTGCAGTATCAGAGTCCCCCGGTCATGCGTATAACCCTTTATTTATTCATGGAGCCTCAGGTTTGGGAAAGACACACCTTCTTCACGCCATAAACAATGTATTAGCTTCCAAATATACCATGAAGACTCTTTTTTTGTCATGTGAACGCTTTGTAAATCATTATATATCCACGATACGGTCAAATAGCTGGGATTCATTCAGGGAATTATACAGAAATGCTGATGCGCTCCTTATAGACGATATACAGCTCTTTGAAAATTCGCAGGGAAGCAGGGAAGAATTTTTCCATACCTTTAATACCCTTTACAACGCAAAAAAACAAATAGTCATCACCAGTGACTGCCTCCCGGAATCTATAGCATCCCTTGAGGACAGACTTGTCTCCCGTTTTAAATGGGGGCTCCTCTGTGGCATAGATAGTGCAACCATAGAAACCCGCATTGCAATTGTAGAAAAAAAGGCATCTCTCTGGGGCATCAATCTATCTCATGAAGTTGCGTCGTATCTGGCAGAAAACCTGTCCGGCAACATCAGGGAACTTGAAGGCGCTATCGCACGGCTAAATAAAGAAGAAAAGGTAACAAAAAACAGTATTACGCTGGACCTTGCCAAAAAAGTTATTCAGGGACTTTCGGGAAATAAAAAAGCGGTTAGTATTGAGGCTGTTATTGAAGCTGTTTCCAGGAGGTTCCATGTAACTGTATCGCAACTTCAATCAAAACGCAGAACGAGAAGCCTGGCACTACCAAGACAAATAGTGATGTATCTTTCAAGAAAGCTAACAAATATGTCGCTTGTGGAAATTGGGGGTTATATCGGCGGAAGGGACCACTCAACCGTAATCCATGCAGATGAAAAGATAACACAAATGTTAAAAAAAGATAAAAATCTCCTCTTTATTTTACAAAAATTGGAAAATGAATTACAAAAGTAA
- a CDS encoding ABC transporter permease — translation MNFVALKMLVGNRAKYLGIIVGLTFASLLITQQSAVFVGLMTRTFGFLTDTALPDIWVMDPKVQYIDDLKPLKETESLRVRSVQGVAWAVPLYKGLLKARLPNGTFQTCNVIGLDDETLIGGPPKLLQGQLADLRRSDAVIVDSVGATGKLARVMPDGRRVPMKIGDTMELNDHRAVVVGICEVQRTFQSQPVVYTTFSRATTFSPRERKQMSFVLVKAKPGQNLQALCQRIRQTTGLAAYTKDEFKKLTIRYYRKYTGIPINFGTTVVLGFIVGVAIAGQTFYNFTLDNLRYFGTLKAMGASDFLLLRMILLQAAMVGSIGYGLGVGAASVFGMLSGRTELSFQLPWQLLLFSALAIMLICAISAALSMWKVVRLEPAIVFKS, via the coding sequence ATGAATTTTGTTGCGTTAAAAATGCTTGTTGGAAATCGCGCCAAATACCTTGGCATTATTGTCGGACTGACCTTCGCTTCACTGCTTATTACCCAGCAGTCAGCCGTCTTCGTGGGGCTGATGACGCGGACGTTCGGCTTCCTGACGGACACGGCGCTTCCTGACATCTGGGTAATGGATCCGAAAGTGCAGTATATTGACGATCTCAAACCGCTAAAAGAAACGGAATCGCTTCGCGTTCGCAGCGTGCAAGGGGTTGCGTGGGCCGTGCCTTTGTACAAAGGGTTGCTGAAGGCGAGGCTGCCAAACGGAACCTTTCAGACATGCAACGTCATTGGTCTTGACGACGAGACGTTAATTGGAGGCCCCCCGAAATTGTTACAGGGGCAACTGGCCGACCTCCGCCGCAGTGACGCCGTAATCGTCGATAGTGTTGGCGCCACAGGTAAGCTGGCCAGGGTTATGCCAGACGGCAGGCGCGTGCCCATGAAAATAGGTGACACCATGGAACTCAATGATCATCGTGCCGTTGTCGTTGGAATTTGTGAAGTACAGCGAACGTTCCAGTCACAGCCGGTCGTTTACACAACTTTCTCGCGGGCAACGACTTTTTCACCGCGCGAGCGCAAACAGATGTCTTTTGTGCTGGTAAAAGCGAAACCGGGTCAGAATCTTCAGGCGTTGTGCCAGCGCATTCGCCAGACAACGGGTTTGGCTGCCTATACGAAGGACGAATTCAAAAAGCTTACTATCAGGTATTACAGGAAATACACGGGCATTCCTATCAATTTCGGGACTACGGTGGTGCTGGGCTTTATCGTTGGTGTTGCCATTGCAGGACAGACGTTTTACAACTTCACCCTTGATAATCTCCGTTATTTCGGAACGCTCAAGGCAATGGGCGCTTCGGATTTTCTGTTGTTGCGAATGATCTTGCTTCAGGCGGCAATGGTCGGAAGCATCGGATACGGACTCGGAGTCGGCGCCGCCTCGGTGTTCGGCATGCTGTCCGGCCGCACGGAACTTTCCTTCCAGCTGCCATGGCAGCTCCTGCTCTTCAGTGCGCTTGCCATCATGCTGATCTGTGCCATCTCTGCTGCCCTCAGCATGTGGAAGGTAGTGCGACTGGAGCCTGCAATTGTTTTTAAGAGCTAG
- a CDS encoding class I adenylate-forming enzyme family protein gives MITETSASFHTLVGTFLSTCKKYAWKTAIIDQNGALTYNDLRREAIKCAARLLSGKAGRNVGILLPNGREFVTAFYGILMTGKTPVPLNYLLSPAQLLYVIQDAGINTIFTNNLFAPLLGNQIKQILPGEDEQSPASFDERDIRQGDADEQAALLYTSGTNANPKGVMLTHGNFLSNLDGCIHAFHFTEKDVLLGVLPLFHTYALTTTLILPICIGATIVYLPRFSGPKVLEMIEKFKVTALFAIPSMYRALLRTAESTNHDLSTLKLCTSGGEPLPGDVLEAFNKIFPVPLTEGYGLTEATAIVSVNLPEKCKPGSIGPPLSNLEVKIVNDNGQKQPVNKEGEIWVKGPNVMRGYYKLPRETAETTTTDGWLKTGDYGKLDEEGFLWITGRKKELLIISGENVSPNEIEHVISSYKKVFEVAVVGVPDKVRGEAPKAFIALHENVTCSEEEIKDYCMQRLPHYKIPKYFEFRKELPHGPTGKVLKRALK, from the coding sequence ATGATAACAGAAACTAGCGCATCATTCCATACACTGGTTGGAACTTTCCTAAGCACATGCAAAAAATACGCCTGGAAAACCGCCATTATAGATCAAAACGGGGCACTCACGTATAACGACCTCCGCCGGGAAGCTATAAAGTGTGCGGCACGACTCTTATCAGGGAAAGCCGGAAGGAACGTCGGAATACTTCTTCCCAACGGGAGGGAATTTGTAACCGCATTCTACGGCATCCTCATGACGGGGAAAACGCCCGTCCCATTAAATTACCTGCTTTCACCAGCGCAATTGCTTTATGTAATCCAGGATGCAGGTATCAACACCATCTTCACCAACAACCTGTTTGCCCCACTGCTGGGGAATCAGATAAAACAGATTCTTCCCGGAGAAGATGAACAGTCTCCCGCATCGTTTGATGAAAGGGATATTAGGCAGGGAGATGCGGATGAACAGGCAGCCTTGCTCTATACTTCCGGCACTAATGCCAACCCGAAAGGGGTAATGTTGACACACGGGAATTTTCTGAGCAACCTGGATGGATGTATACACGCCTTCCATTTTACCGAGAAAGACGTATTGTTAGGCGTTCTTCCCCTGTTTCATACCTATGCATTGACCACAACCCTGATCCTGCCAATCTGCATCGGCGCAACAATCGTCTACCTCCCACGGTTTTCAGGGCCAAAGGTCCTGGAAATGATTGAAAAATTTAAAGTCACGGCCTTGTTTGCCATTCCATCCATGTACCGGGCGCTTTTGCGAACTGCTGAATCAACCAATCACGACCTAAGCACATTAAAGCTCTGTACGTCAGGGGGAGAACCCCTGCCGGGAGACGTTTTGGAGGCATTTAATAAAATATTTCCGGTACCATTGACCGAAGGCTACGGACTAACCGAAGCCACGGCAATCGTTTCTGTAAATCTTCCTGAAAAGTGCAAACCAGGCAGCATCGGCCCTCCGTTGAGCAACCTCGAAGTGAAGATCGTAAACGATAACGGCCAGAAGCAGCCTGTAAATAAAGAGGGCGAGATATGGGTAAAGGGGCCAAATGTGATGAGGGGGTACTACAAACTGCCACGGGAGACGGCGGAGACCACTACTACAGACGGCTGGCTGAAGACAGGGGATTACGGCAAACTGGACGAGGAAGGATTCCTTTGGATTACGGGCAGAAAAAAGGAGTTGCTTATTATCAGCGGGGAAAACGTGTCTCCCAATGAGATTGAACACGTCATCAGCAGTTATAAGAAGGTTTTTGAGGTAGCCGTTGTTGGGGTGCCTGACAAAGTTCGCGGTGAGGCTCCCAAGGCATTTATTGCGCTGCATGAGAACGTAACATGCAGCGAGGAAGAAATTAAGGACTACTGTATGCAGCGATTGCCACATTACAAGATACCTAAATATTTTGAATTCCGCAAGGAGTTGCCACACGGCCCCACCGGCAAGGTCTTAAAAAGGGCATTGAAATAA
- the gyrB gene encoding DNA topoisomerase (ATP-hydrolyzing) subunit B, whose protein sequence is MKEEDKSLVVRQDTYDATSIKVLGGIEAVRKRPAMYIGDTTLKGLHHLVEEVVCNSVDEAVAGFCENVNVKIHADGSLSVVDDGRGIPVDIHKETNKSALEVVMTMLHAGGKFEHKSYKVSGGLHGVGVSVVNALSEWMEVEVKRDEHVYFQRYEKGEAKSPVEVRGVTKKRGTKVLFKPDPEIFEDTTFCFETIAKRLREYAFLNKGLKITLNDERTDKSDSFQYEGGIKAFIKELNDGKEVVHKDIIYFEKESDGTIVEVAMQYNDGYSENVYSFANNINTVEGGTHLSGFRAALTRTLNNYAKNKGLLSEEKAPTGDDYKEGLTVVISIKLPDPQFEGQTKTKLGNRDVQGFVEAVVNEQFGIYCEETPATAKAIINKGIDAARAREAARKARDLTRRKGALGNTNLPGKLADCSSRDFETSELFLVEGISAGGTAKQGRDRTFQAILPLKGVILNVEKARIDKMLSNEEIRTLISALGTGIGMDEFNVSNLRYGKVIIMTDADIDGAHIRTLLLTFFFRQMIDLIEKGHIYIAQPPLYKVTKNKRQEYIYDDRELQKKLISLGGEGTVMEINRGKKEGLDNAKLGKLLQILVQMEEYTKMLRKKGISLDRFLGLRHKKSGNLPFYKVTYRGEVFYVYSEEELEKLIKEKQQAEGRELEILEEDDVIETRQRREEGVIEVIEYHESREIEKTMRIIENFGFSIDEYFDGRDSKEPQYKLASGDTEMYANSLGEVLSKIREIGRKGLEIQRYKGLGEMNAEELAETTMNINTRTLLKVKVEDAAKADAIFSTLAGKDVQRRKEFIEKHALEVRNLDV, encoded by the coding sequence ATGAAGGAAGAAGATAAGAGTTTAGTAGTAAGACAAGACACGTACGACGCAACGTCTATAAAGGTACTTGGTGGTATAGAGGCGGTCAGAAAAAGGCCGGCAATGTACATAGGGGATACCACCCTCAAGGGGTTGCATCATCTGGTGGAGGAAGTAGTCTGTAACAGCGTGGACGAGGCGGTGGCAGGTTTCTGCGAGAACGTGAATGTAAAAATACATGCGGATGGAAGTTTGTCGGTAGTGGATGACGGCCGGGGTATTCCGGTTGATATACACAAGGAAACGAATAAATCTGCGCTGGAAGTAGTTATGACCATGTTGCACGCAGGGGGCAAGTTTGAACATAAAAGTTACAAGGTATCCGGCGGTCTGCATGGGGTTGGTGTGTCGGTTGTGAATGCGCTTAGTGAATGGATGGAGGTGGAGGTAAAAAGGGATGAGCATGTGTACTTTCAGAGGTATGAAAAGGGTGAAGCAAAGTCGCCTGTAGAGGTAAGAGGTGTTACCAAGAAAAGAGGAACTAAGGTTCTTTTCAAGCCCGACCCTGAGATATTTGAGGATACAACGTTTTGTTTTGAAACGATAGCAAAAAGGCTAAGGGAATATGCCTTTCTGAATAAAGGACTAAAAATAACGCTCAATGATGAGAGGACCGATAAGAGCGATTCATTTCAGTATGAAGGTGGTATAAAGGCCTTTATAAAAGAGCTTAATGATGGGAAGGAAGTGGTCCATAAAGATATAATCTATTTTGAAAAGGAGAGCGACGGAACCATTGTTGAAGTAGCTATGCAGTACAATGATGGATACAGTGAGAATGTGTACTCCTTTGCGAATAATATTAATACCGTAGAGGGCGGCACCCACCTGAGTGGTTTCAGAGCCGCGCTTACGAGGACTCTCAATAATTATGCGAAGAACAAGGGACTTCTTAGTGAAGAGAAGGCGCCCACAGGGGATGATTACAAGGAAGGACTCACGGTTGTCATAAGTATTAAATTGCCAGATCCCCAGTTTGAAGGGCAGACAAAGACAAAACTTGGCAATCGCGACGTCCAGGGCTTTGTAGAAGCCGTGGTGAACGAGCAGTTTGGAATTTACTGTGAGGAGACACCGGCGACAGCAAAGGCTATCATCAATAAAGGGATTGATGCCGCCAGGGCAAGGGAGGCCGCGCGGAAAGCCAGGGATCTGACGAGGAGAAAAGGGGCGCTTGGCAACACAAATCTTCCGGGAAAGCTGGCGGATTGCTCTTCCCGTGACTTCGAGACGTCTGAATTATTCCTCGTGGAGGGTATTTCCGCGGGCGGGACGGCAAAACAGGGAAGGGACCGTACATTCCAGGCAATCCTGCCGTTAAAAGGTGTAATTTTAAATGTGGAAAAGGCGCGCATTGACAAGATGCTAAGCAATGAAGAGATCAGAACACTGATATCCGCCCTGGGAACGGGTATAGGAATGGATGAGTTTAATGTGAGCAACCTGCGGTATGGCAAGGTCATAATAATGACGGATGCCGATATCGATGGGGCACACATCAGGACGCTTCTGCTGACATTTTTCTTCAGGCAGATGATAGATTTAATAGAAAAAGGGCACATCTACATCGCGCAACCACCGCTGTATAAGGTGACAAAGAATAAAAGGCAAGAGTATATCTACGACGACAGGGAGTTACAAAAGAAGCTTATCTCACTTGGGGGTGAGGGGACCGTTATGGAGATTAACAGGGGTAAAAAAGAGGGCCTGGATAATGCAAAACTGGGAAAGTTATTACAGATCTTGGTACAGATGGAAGAGTATACAAAAATGTTAAGAAAAAAAGGGATATCTCTGGACAGGTTTTTGGGGTTACGACACAAGAAAAGTGGAAACCTTCCATTCTATAAAGTGACTTATAGGGGAGAGGTATTTTACGTCTATTCGGAAGAAGAACTGGAAAAGCTCATAAAAGAGAAACAGCAGGCAGAGGGAAGGGAACTGGAGATATTAGAAGAGGACGATGTAATCGAGACCAGGCAGAGAAGGGAAGAGGGGGTAATAGAAGTCATTGAGTATCATGAAAGCAGAGAAATAGAGAAGACTATGAGGATAATAGAGAACTTTGGTTTTTCAATAGATGAGTATTTTGACGGGCGCGACAGTAAAGAGCCACAATACAAGTTGGCATCAGGAGATACGGAAATGTATGCCAATTCCCTGGGAGAGGTTTTATCAAAGATACGTGAGATTGGGAGAAAAGGGCTGGAGATACAGCGTTATAAAGGTCTGGGCGAGATGAATGCGGAAGAACTGGCGGAAACTACCATGAATATTAATACAAGAACGCTATTAAAGGTAAAGGTGGAAGACGCAGCGAAAGCCGATGCGATCTTCAGCACCCTTGCGGGAAAGGACGTTCAGCGGAGAAAAGAATTTATAGAGAAACATGCATTAGAGGTAAGGAATTTAGATGTTTAG
- a CDS encoding TraR/DksA family transcriptional regulator, whose amino-acid sequence MQKKELKQMENVLLNRKEVLLRELEERVEKYRDTNSGKMTDIAEIASSSSTDELEITVAEEDARELKQIEDALARIRAGHYGVCEQCGQMIKKARLKAIPFATLCVSCKEEEEREYDEKATQMRYDAEDIIDKPEHGETDEIDRRYLGKKIIELERDDNRN is encoded by the coding sequence ATGCAGAAGAAAGAATTAAAACAGATGGAAAATGTTCTTTTGAACAGAAAAGAAGTATTGTTGCGGGAACTTGAAGAACGGGTCGAGAAATATCGAGACACCAATAGCGGAAAGATGACAGATATTGCAGAAATCGCATCAAGCTCTTCAACCGATGAGTTGGAGATTACCGTTGCGGAAGAAGACGCACGGGAGCTGAAACAAATAGAAGATGCCCTGGCACGGATTCGGGCGGGTCATTATGGAGTTTGTGAACAGTGCGGCCAAATGATAAAAAAGGCGAGACTGAAGGCTATCCCGTTTGCCACTTTGTGTGTAAGCTGCAAGGAGGAAGAAGAAAGGGAGTATGACGAGAAAGCTACGCAGATGCGATATGATGCCGAGGATATAATTGACAAACCGGAACACGGAGAGACAGACGAAATAGACCGCAGATACCTGGGAAAAAAGATCATAGAACTCGAACGCGATGATAACAGAAACTAG